A genomic window from Pseudocitrobacter corydidari includes:
- a CDS encoding prohibitin family protein, with protein MEASALKIPFQPRKIIFITFSGLIILFLLLLSWYTVNEGERGILLRYGKIVKVAEPGLGFKIPFIEGVEKISIRNQAVVYQGLQAYSRDQQPAQMTVSVSFHIPPSEAGAVYTTYNTIDALKDRLIVRQLPTQLENVFGQYTAISAVQDRTRLVQDLQNAMRKAIVGPVVIDGVQIENIDFSDAYEKSIEDRMKAEVAIATRKQNLETEKIQAQIAITQAQAEAESKLAAAKAEAETIRLKGAAEAEAIRLRGEALRDNPNLIALTTAERWNGKLPDTMIPGGTVPFISTK; from the coding sequence ATGGAAGCGTCTGCGCTAAAAATACCTTTTCAGCCTCGAAAAATTATATTCATCACCTTTTCGGGGCTCATTATTCTGTTTCTGCTGCTCCTCTCCTGGTACACCGTCAACGAAGGCGAACGCGGTATTCTCTTGCGTTATGGAAAAATTGTGAAGGTTGCCGAGCCGGGTCTCGGGTTTAAAATCCCGTTCATTGAAGGTGTGGAAAAGATTTCAATTCGCAATCAGGCGGTAGTTTATCAGGGGCTTCAGGCTTATAGTCGCGATCAACAGCCCGCGCAAATGACCGTATCCGTCAGCTTCCATATTCCGCCTTCAGAAGCCGGCGCGGTCTATACCACCTACAACACCATTGACGCGCTCAAAGACAGGCTGATTGTCCGCCAGCTTCCTACACAGCTGGAAAACGTATTTGGTCAGTACACTGCCATCAGCGCGGTACAGGATCGTACCAGGCTGGTTCAGGACCTGCAAAACGCGATGCGCAAAGCTATTGTTGGCCCGGTGGTTATCGACGGGGTACAGATTGAAAATATCGACTTTTCCGACGCTTATGAAAAATCGATTGAAGACAGAATGAAGGCGGAAGTCGCCATTGCCACCCGTAAGCAAAATCTGGAGACCGAAAAAATCCAGGCGCAGATTGCCATCACCCAGGCGCAGGCCGAAGCCGAGAGTAAGCTGGCCGCAGCCAAAGCCGAAGCGGAGACCATTCGTTTAAAAGGTGCGGCAGAAGCAGAAGCCATTCGCCTGCGCGGCGAAGCGCTGCGCGATAATCCGAATCTCATCGCGCTGACCACCGCTGAACGCTGGAACGGTAAACTGCCGGATACCATGATCCCCGGTGGAACGGTGCCGTTTATTTCGACGAAATGA
- a CDS encoding PTS transporter subunit EIIC, with protein MKQQMQMIGQAMLVPISIITIGSMFMGFGSAFTNTETLAALHLSSLISKGSPGYIAFSVMKATGDVVFRNLPLFFSIGVAFGLAKKEKAWAAFSGAVCFMAMHYILNTLLDSQGISAQTTTADWFITQQHMDPVSAVQKASIYTTELGMFTYRMSVFGGMAVGLTTAWLHNRLYNVKLPLVLSFFAGTRTVPIVTLVVGALMGVALYFIWPPIGWMLAQFSKMIGDSGLFGTFIWAIADKSLLPVGLHHLITTPIRLTELGGTMEICGNLVSGTTNIYMAQLGCESSHELLVRGFQSGRVVIHFGALPGAALAMYHCSRSSHKKVVAGLLLPVVATMMLFGITEPIEYTFLFVAPWLFYFVHVPLTGLIFVLSEMANISVYGGCLKDILPVLLQPDKLDMWGYLWLTPLFFAVYYFLFRYLITRFNVMTPGREEGSAADEDVRLFSKQDFKDKTNASTAQSSLFAQQIIDALGGPQNISQFDNCISRLRVEVIDPARVASDDVWKKSLRAKGVVHVSEKGLQVIYGAEVVMIAGDCKELLGEA; from the coding sequence ATGAAGCAGCAGATGCAAATGATTGGCCAGGCCATGCTGGTCCCCATATCAATTATCACCATCGGCTCCATGTTTATGGGCTTTGGGAGTGCCTTCACGAATACAGAAACCCTTGCAGCGTTGCATCTCTCCTCGCTTATCAGCAAAGGTTCGCCTGGATACATCGCCTTTAGCGTCATGAAAGCCACCGGCGATGTGGTCTTTCGCAATCTTCCGCTCTTCTTCTCCATCGGCGTCGCTTTCGGGTTGGCAAAGAAAGAGAAAGCCTGGGCCGCGTTTTCCGGCGCGGTATGCTTTATGGCGATGCATTACATCCTCAACACGCTGCTGGATTCCCAGGGCATCAGCGCGCAAACCACCACCGCAGACTGGTTTATCACTCAGCAGCACATGGACCCCGTCTCCGCCGTGCAGAAGGCCTCTATCTATACCACCGAACTGGGTATGTTCACCTATCGCATGAGCGTTTTCGGTGGGATGGCGGTTGGCCTGACCACCGCCTGGCTGCATAATCGTTTATACAACGTGAAGCTTCCGCTGGTGCTTTCATTCTTTGCCGGTACGCGAACGGTACCCATCGTTACGCTGGTTGTTGGAGCGTTGATGGGCGTGGCGCTCTATTTTATCTGGCCGCCCATCGGCTGGATGCTGGCACAGTTCAGTAAAATGATCGGCGATTCCGGTCTGTTCGGCACCTTTATCTGGGCCATTGCCGATAAATCGCTTCTGCCCGTCGGGCTGCACCACCTCATCACCACGCCTATCCGCCTGACCGAACTCGGCGGGACGATGGAGATTTGCGGCAACCTGGTCAGTGGCACCACCAATATTTATATGGCGCAGCTGGGATGTGAGTCCTCGCACGAGCTACTGGTACGCGGTTTCCAGTCTGGCCGCGTGGTGATTCACTTCGGTGCGTTGCCGGGTGCCGCACTGGCGATGTACCACTGTTCACGCTCAAGTCATAAAAAAGTGGTCGCCGGCTTACTGCTCCCCGTCGTCGCAACCATGATGCTGTTTGGCATCACCGAGCCCATTGAATACACCTTTTTGTTCGTCGCGCCGTGGCTGTTCTACTTTGTGCACGTACCGCTGACCGGCCTGATTTTTGTTTTGTCAGAAATGGCGAACATTTCCGTGTATGGCGGTTGCCTGAAGGACATTCTTCCCGTTCTGCTCCAGCCGGATAAACTCGATATGTGGGGCTACCTGTGGCTGACCCCGCTCTTCTTCGCCGTTTATTATTTTTTATTCCGCTATCTGATTACGCGCTTCAACGTGATGACCCCAGGCCGCGAAGAGGGCTCCGCCGCAGACGAAGACGTCAGGCTGTTCAGTAAGCAAGATTTTAAAGACAAAACAAACGCCAGCACGGCGCAAAGCAGCCTTTTTGCCCAGCAGATTATTGATGCCCTGGGTGGCCCACAAAATATTTCGCAGTTCGATAACTGTATTTCCCGACTACGCGTCGAGGTCATTGACCCGGCTCGCGTCGCCAGCGATGACGTCTGGAAAAAAAGCCTGCGCGCGAAAGGCGTCGTCCACGTCAGTGAGAAAGGCCTGCAAGTCATTTATGGCGCGGAAGTGGTCATGATCGCGGGCGACTGCAAAGAACTGCTGGGGGAAGCGTAA
- a CDS encoding DUF5054 domain-containing protein yields MKRVHIIYKTHLDIGFTDFAQVIEDKYLNEFIPSVINLAQQVNRDGQKNFIWSCGSWLIQRYFQKADRPSQVRLAEAINQGDIVWHALPFTTHSELLTPQLLQHGLSYSQALDARFGRHTIAAKMTDVPGHPQTLIPWLADAGVRYLHLGVNPASCPPDVPPLFLWKYGDRSLIVNYSFGGYGNETWCEALDELLVFCHAEDNCSPPSASDVLQLIDRYRERYPEAEVSASTLDNFAARLETVRHTLPVIEAEMGDTWNHGIGTDPAKVSRYRRVTNLLAQMPQPNPQALDALLMIPEHTWGMDLKLHLGDYSHYLPEEFDCARKADNVTDPMPEKYTFIQQFVDKLPHRKIKGYRHFARSWQEQRNYLESAFTHLPDALVLASQPAPVEVEGDVTASRAFRFGDYTLSLAQDGSLASLQIGETEQLQAPFGRLIYRQVGYQEYDQFRERYMQNMEVTSVWSLSDFTKPGMELSSRPITTQRAEFALHQARWREDDDAWYLQAITRPTPDNAAMIIRLPEEIRTEYRFSKIRHDVTLRVSIIGKQANRLPEEVWLQLGLADTQHSQCHKLGYPLNWHNVIKNGNRNLHAVESASTANWTLSPIDAPLLALFEPRVLCFNDHPHTSTSLYGQLYNNIWGTNFPMWYEEDIHIEYQLHFHMGETA; encoded by the coding sequence ATGAAACGCGTACACATTATCTATAAAACGCATCTGGATATCGGCTTCACCGATTTTGCCCAGGTGATTGAAGATAAATATCTGAATGAGTTTATTCCGTCAGTTATCAATCTTGCCCAGCAGGTGAACCGCGACGGGCAAAAAAACTTTATCTGGAGCTGCGGCTCCTGGCTGATTCAGCGCTATTTCCAGAAAGCGGATCGCCCTTCTCAGGTGCGCCTTGCTGAGGCAATTAACCAGGGTGATATCGTCTGGCATGCGTTACCGTTCACCACGCACAGCGAATTGCTGACGCCACAATTGTTACAGCATGGCCTTTCATACAGCCAGGCGCTGGATGCACGTTTCGGGCGTCACACCATCGCCGCGAAAATGACGGACGTTCCAGGCCATCCGCAAACGTTGATTCCGTGGCTTGCTGATGCAGGCGTTCGTTACCTGCATCTTGGCGTTAACCCGGCATCCTGCCCGCCCGATGTGCCGCCGCTGTTCCTGTGGAAATATGGCGATCGGAGCCTTATCGTTAACTACTCCTTCGGCGGCTACGGTAATGAAACCTGGTGCGAAGCGCTGGATGAGCTGCTGGTCTTCTGCCATGCGGAAGACAACTGCTCGCCGCCCTCGGCAAGTGATGTGTTGCAGCTTATCGACCGCTACCGGGAGCGCTATCCGGAGGCGGAAGTCAGCGCATCCACGCTCGATAATTTCGCCGCGCGGCTGGAAACCGTGCGCCATACGCTGCCGGTGATTGAAGCTGAAATGGGTGACACCTGGAACCACGGTATCGGCACCGACCCGGCGAAGGTCAGCCGCTACCGCCGGGTAACAAACCTGCTTGCACAGATGCCGCAGCCCAATCCGCAGGCGCTGGATGCGCTGCTGATGATCCCGGAACACACCTGGGGCATGGATCTCAAACTGCATCTTGGTGATTACAGCCACTATCTGCCAGAAGAGTTCGATTGCGCACGTAAAGCCGACAACGTTACCGATCCGATGCCAGAGAAATACACATTTATTCAGCAGTTTGTCGATAAACTCCCGCACCGCAAAATTAAAGGTTACCGCCATTTTGCCCGTTCGTGGCAGGAGCAGCGAAACTATCTGGAAAGCGCGTTTACCCATCTTCCCGACGCGCTGGTGCTGGCAAGCCAGCCCGCGCCCGTTGAAGTGGAAGGTGACGTTACCGCTTCTCGCGCGTTCCGCTTTGGTGATTACACCCTTTCGCTGGCGCAGGATGGCAGCCTGGCGTCGTTGCAGATAGGTGAAACTGAACAGCTTCAGGCTCCCTTTGGACGGCTGATTTACCGTCAGGTGGGTTATCAGGAGTATGACCAGTTCCGCGAGCGCTATATGCAAAACATGGAGGTGACCTCCGTCTGGTCGCTCTCGGATTTCACCAAGCCCGGCATGGAGCTTTCTTCTCGCCCGATCACTACACAACGGGCGGAATTTGCGCTACATCAGGCACGCTGGCGTGAAGACGATGATGCCTGGTATTTACAGGCGATAACGCGCCCGACGCCGGACAACGCCGCAATGATCATCCGTCTGCCGGAGGAAATCCGCACCGAATACCGTTTTAGTAAAATCCGCCACGATGTCACCCTGCGCGTCAGTATCATTGGCAAACAGGCTAATCGCCTGCCGGAAGAAGTCTGGCTGCAACTGGGCCTCGCCGACACACAGCACAGCCAGTGTCACAAGCTGGGCTATCCGCTGAACTGGCATAACGTCATTAAAAACGGCAACCGCAACCTGCACGCCGTCGAGTCGGCCAGCACCGCGAACTGGACGCTTAGTCCAATCGATGCCCCGCTGCTGGCATTGTTCGAACCGCGCGTACTCTGTTTTAACGATCACCCGCACACCAGCACCAGCCTTTACGGTCAGCTTTACAACAACATCTGGGGCACCAATTTTCCGATGTGGTATGAGGAAGATATTCACATTGAATATCAATTGCATTTCCACATGGGAGAAACCGCATGA
- the epd gene encoding erythrose-4-phosphate dehydrogenase: MTVRVAINGFGRIGRNVVRALYESGRRAEITVVAINELADAAGIAHLLKYDTSHGRFAWDVRQEREQLFVGDDSIRLLHEREINALPWRELSVDVVLDCTGVFGSRADGEAHIAAGAKKVLFSHPGSNDLDATVVYGVNHDALRPEHRIVSNASCTTNCIIPIIKLLDDAWGIESGTVTTIHSAMHDQQVIDAYHPDLRRTRAASQSIIPVDTKLAAGITRIFPQFNDRFEAIAVRVPTINVTAIDLSVTVKNPVNANEVNQLLQKAARDAFHGIVDYTELPLVSTDFNHDPHSAIVDGTQTRVSGAHLIKTLVWCDNEWGFANRMLDTTLAMAAQGFR, from the coding sequence ATGACCGTACGCGTAGCGATTAATGGCTTCGGTCGCATTGGGCGTAACGTGGTTCGTGCTTTGTATGAATCCGGACGCCGTGCGGAAATCACCGTGGTGGCAATCAATGAACTGGCGGATGCTGCGGGCATCGCACACTTATTGAAATATGACACCAGCCATGGCCGTTTTGCCTGGGACGTTCGCCAGGAACGGGAACAGTTGTTTGTTGGCGACGACAGCATTCGTCTTCTGCACGAGCGCGAGATTAACGCGCTGCCCTGGCGCGAACTGTCGGTTGATGTGGTGCTCGATTGTACCGGCGTGTTCGGTAGTCGCGCTGACGGCGAAGCACATATCGCCGCAGGCGCGAAGAAGGTGCTCTTTTCACATCCCGGTAGCAACGACCTCGACGCAACGGTGGTTTATGGTGTAAACCATGACGCGTTACGTCCTGAACATCGTATTGTCTCCAATGCCTCCTGTACCACGAATTGCATAATCCCCATCATAAAATTGTTGGATGATGCCTGGGGCATTGAATCGGGAACGGTGACGACGATTCACTCCGCGATGCACGATCAGCAGGTGATTGACGCGTATCACCCGGACCTGCGCCGCACACGCGCCGCAAGTCAGTCGATCATTCCGGTCGATACGAAGCTTGCTGCAGGGATTACGCGTATTTTCCCGCAGTTTAACGATCGATTCGAAGCGATTGCGGTGCGTGTACCGACCATTAACGTCACGGCAATCGATCTTAGCGTAACGGTAAAAAATCCGGTAAACGCTAATGAAGTCAACCAGTTGCTGCAAAAAGCAGCACGGGATGCATTTCATGGTATAGTTGACTATACGGAATTACCGTTGGTCTCAACAGATTTTAACCACGATCCGCACAGCGCCATTGTTGATGGCACGCAGACGCGAGTGAGTGGCGCGCATCTGATCAAAACACTGGTCTGGTGCGATAACGAATGGGGCTTTGCTAACCGAATGCTCGACACCACGTTAGCGATGGCCGCACAAGGTTTCAGGTAG
- a CDS encoding M48 family metallopeptidase translates to MKTRAIVLALGTSLLLSGCQNMDSNGMLNSGAGAFQAFSLSDEQVQALSDQACKDMDAKATIAPSTSDYSKRLSKIAAALGDNINGQPVNYKVYVAKDVNAFAMANGCIRVYSGLMDIMTDNEVEAVIGHEMGHVALGHVKKGMQVAIGTNALRAAAASAGGIVGSLSQSQLGDLGEKLVNSQFSQRQESEADDYSYDLLRKRGINPTGLATSFEKLAKLEDGRQSSMFDDHPASQERAAHIRQRLAADGIK, encoded by the coding sequence ATGAAAACACGTGCGATCGTGCTGGCTCTGGGTACGTCACTGCTGCTGAGCGGCTGTCAGAATATGGATTCAAACGGCATGTTAAACTCCGGCGCGGGCGCCTTTCAGGCCTTCTCGCTGAGTGATGAACAGGTGCAGGCGCTAAGCGACCAGGCCTGTAAGGATATGGACGCAAAAGCAACCATTGCTCCGTCGACCAGCGACTACAGCAAGCGTCTGAGTAAAATTGCCGCCGCGCTGGGGGATAACATCAACGGTCAGCCGGTGAACTATAAGGTTTACGTGGCGAAAGACGTTAACGCCTTTGCGATGGCTAACGGCTGTATTCGTGTATACAGCGGCCTGATGGACATCATGACCGATAACGAAGTCGAAGCGGTGATTGGTCATGAAATGGGTCACGTTGCGCTGGGCCACGTGAAAAAAGGCATGCAGGTGGCGATTGGTACCAACGCACTGCGCGCCGCCGCCGCATCGGCGGGTGGCATCGTGGGCAGCCTGTCGCAATCGCAGCTTGGCGATTTGGGTGAAAAACTGGTGAACTCCCAGTTCTCCCAGCGTCAGGAATCGGAAGCGGATGACTACTCTTACGATCTGCTGCGTAAGCGTGGCATTAACCCAACCGGCCTCGCCACCAGCTTTGAAAAACTGGCGAAGCTGGAAGACGGTCGCCAGAGTTCCATGTTTGACGATCACCCGGCATCACAGGAACGTGCGGCGCACATTCGTCAGCGTCTGGCGGCGGATGGGATTAAATAA
- a CDS encoding OprD family outer membrane porin: MKNKLSLIALGLIAATPAFASQQSESQGFVDDSHLDVFLRNAYINRDYQDGLKDKAEWGQGIVATFESGFTQGVVGFGVDGIAQYGVRLDGGRGRSGAGGIDFFAQDNDGRAKSDLAKFGATVKARFSNTVLSYGTQRPALPILTADDSRLLYETYTGTLLTSKEIDGLEVNAGYFTDEQRKSDDSHNSGLESISFGGASYQFNDQFSGAIYASHIEDVMNKQYLGLNYKQPFSTGQQLVLDFNGYNSRLTPGYAESLDTGRSNSIWSLAASYIWDIHTFKIAYQQSSGSTGYNYGGYRNQGGVGDGGNTIWLANSYWSDFNGEDERSWQASYGLDFAGLGLPGLSWTTAYVRGDNIKTSQTSNGKEHEWFNQVQYQVQDGVAKDLKFKVRYSVLRVSNNASDYNVSGNEVRVYVEYPFNVF, translated from the coding sequence GTGAAAAATAAATTATCGTTAATTGCATTAGGCCTGATCGCCGCTACACCTGCATTTGCCAGCCAGCAATCTGAAAGCCAGGGCTTTGTCGATGACAGCCATTTAGATGTATTTTTGCGCAATGCGTATATCAACCGTGATTACCAGGATGGGCTGAAAGATAAAGCCGAATGGGGTCAGGGCATTGTCGCGACCTTTGAATCTGGCTTCACCCAGGGTGTGGTAGGTTTTGGCGTTGACGGTATTGCGCAGTATGGCGTGCGTCTGGACGGTGGCCGTGGCCGCAGCGGCGCGGGCGGGATCGACTTCTTCGCTCAGGATAACGATGGCCGCGCGAAATCAGACCTCGCGAAATTTGGCGCGACGGTCAAAGCGCGTTTCTCGAATACCGTGCTGAGCTACGGTACCCAGCGCCCGGCGCTGCCGATTCTGACGGCGGATGATTCTCGTCTGTTATACGAAACCTACACCGGTACCCTGTTGACTTCTAAAGAGATCGACGGCCTGGAAGTGAACGCCGGTTACTTCACCGACGAACAGCGTAAGAGTGACGATAGCCATAACTCCGGCCTCGAAAGCATCTCCTTCGGCGGCGCGAGCTATCAGTTCAACGACCAGTTCAGCGGGGCAATCTATGCCTCTCACATTGAAGATGTGATGAACAAACAGTACCTGGGCCTGAACTACAAACAACCGTTCAGCACCGGCCAGCAGCTGGTTCTTGATTTCAACGGTTATAACTCTCGCCTCACCCCAGGCTATGCTGAATCGCTGGATACGGGCCGCAGCAACAGCATCTGGAGCCTGGCAGCCAGCTATATCTGGGATATTCATACCTTTAAAATCGCTTATCAGCAGAGCAGCGGCAGCACGGGCTATAACTACGGCGGCTACCGTAATCAGGGCGGCGTGGGTGATGGTGGCAACACCATCTGGCTGGCGAACTCCTACTGGTCTGATTTTAACGGTGAAGACGAACGTTCATGGCAGGCATCTTACGGCCTGGACTTCGCGGGTCTCGGTCTGCCGGGCCTGAGCTGGACCACCGCTTACGTGCGCGGCGATAACATCAAAACCTCGCAGACCAGCAACGGTAAAGAACACGAGTGGTTCAACCAGGTGCAATACCAGGTTCAGGACGGCGTGGCGAAGGATCTGAAATTCAAAGTCCGTTACTCCGTACTGCGCGTCTCTAACAACGCCAGCGACTATAACGTGAGCGGGAACGAAGTTCGCGTGTACGTTGAGTATCCGTTCAACGTATTCTGA
- the tkt gene encoding transketolase translates to MSSRKELANAIRALSMDAVQKAKSGHPGAPMGMADIAEVLWRDFMNHNPQNPSWADRDRFVLSNGHGSMLIYSLLHLTGYDLPMSELQNFRQLHSKTPGHPEVGYTAGVETTTGPLGQGIANAVGMAIAEKTLAAQFNRPGHDIVDHFTYAFMGDGCMMEGISHEVCSLAGTLKLGKLVAFYDDNGISIDGHVEGWFTDDTAKRFEAYGWHVVRGVDGHDADSIKRAVEEARAVTDKPSLLMCKTIIGFGSPNKAGTHDSHGAPLGDAEIALTREKLGWKYAPFEIPSEIYAQWDAKEAGQAKESAWNEKFAAYAKAFPQEAAEFTRRMKGEMPSDFDAKANEFIAKLQANPAKIASRKASQNAIEAFGPLLPEFLGGSADLAPSNLTLWSGSKAINEDTAGNYIHYGVREFGMTAIANGISLHGGFLPYTSTFLMFVEYARNAVRMAALMKQRQVMVYTHDSIGLGEDGPTHQPVEQVASLRVTPNMSTWRPCDQVESAVAWKYGVERQDGPTALILSRQNLAQQERTPEQLANIARGGYVLKDCAGQPELIFIATGSEVELAVAAYEKLTAEGVKARVVSMPSTDAFDKQDAAYRESVLPKAVSARVAVEAGIADYWFKYVGLNGAIIGMTTFGESAPAELLFEEFGFTVDNVVAKAKALL, encoded by the coding sequence ATGTCCTCACGTAAAGAGCTTGCTAATGCTATTCGTGCGCTGAGCATGGACGCAGTACAGAAAGCCAAATCCGGTCACCCGGGTGCCCCGATGGGTATGGCTGACATTGCCGAAGTCCTGTGGCGTGATTTCATGAACCACAACCCGCAGAACCCTTCCTGGGCTGACCGTGACCGCTTCGTGCTGTCTAACGGCCACGGCTCCATGCTGATTTATAGCCTGTTGCACCTCACCGGTTATGATCTGCCGATGTCTGAACTGCAAAACTTCCGCCAGCTGCACTCCAAAACTCCGGGTCACCCGGAAGTGGGCTACACCGCAGGTGTGGAAACCACTACTGGCCCGCTGGGTCAGGGTATTGCTAACGCAGTCGGTATGGCTATTGCAGAAAAAACGCTGGCGGCGCAGTTCAACCGTCCGGGCCACGACATCGTTGACCACTTCACCTACGCGTTCATGGGCGACGGCTGCATGATGGAAGGTATCTCTCACGAGGTATGTTCTCTGGCCGGTACCCTGAAACTGGGCAAACTGGTTGCGTTCTACGATGACAACGGTATCTCTATCGATGGTCACGTTGAAGGCTGGTTCACCGACGATACCGCTAAACGTTTCGAAGCCTACGGCTGGCACGTGGTTCGCGGTGTTGATGGTCACGATGCAGACTCCATCAAACGCGCCGTAGAAGAAGCGCGCGCAGTGACTGACAAACCGTCCCTGCTGATGTGCAAAACTATCATCGGTTTCGGTTCGCCGAACAAAGCCGGCACCCACGACTCCCACGGTGCGCCGCTGGGTGACGCTGAAATCGCGCTGACCCGCGAAAAACTGGGCTGGAAATACGCGCCGTTCGAAATCCCGTCTGAAATCTATGCGCAGTGGGATGCGAAAGAAGCAGGTCAGGCGAAAGAATCTGCCTGGAATGAGAAGTTCGCTGCTTATGCGAAAGCCTTCCCACAGGAAGCTGCTGAATTCACTCGTCGTATGAAAGGCGAAATGCCGTCTGACTTCGACGCGAAAGCCAACGAATTCATCGCCAAACTGCAGGCTAACCCGGCGAAAATCGCCAGCCGTAAAGCCTCTCAGAATGCGATTGAAGCATTTGGCCCGCTGCTGCCAGAATTCCTCGGCGGCTCCGCTGACCTGGCACCGTCTAACCTGACCCTGTGGTCTGGTTCTAAGGCTATCAACGAAGATACAGCCGGTAACTACATCCATTACGGTGTACGTGAATTCGGTATGACCGCGATCGCGAACGGTATCTCCCTGCACGGTGGTTTCCTGCCGTACACCTCCACCTTCCTGATGTTCGTGGAATACGCGCGTAATGCCGTACGTATGGCCGCGCTGATGAAACAGCGTCAGGTGATGGTCTACACCCACGACTCCATCGGTCTGGGCGAAGATGGCCCGACTCACCAGCCGGTAGAGCAAGTGGCTTCTCTGCGCGTGACCCCGAACATGTCCACGTGGCGTCCTTGTGACCAGGTTGAATCCGCGGTTGCGTGGAAATACGGTGTAGAACGTCAGGACGGCCCGACTGCGCTTATCCTCTCCCGTCAGAACCTGGCGCAGCAGGAACGTACTCCAGAACAGCTGGCAAACATCGCTCGCGGTGGTTATGTGCTGAAAGACTGTGCCGGCCAGCCGGAACTGATCTTCATCGCGACCGGTTCTGAAGTTGAACTGGCTGTAGCGGCATACGAAAAACTGACTGCTGAAGGCGTGAAAGCGCGCGTGGTTTCCATGCCGTCTACCGACGCATTCGACAAACAGGATGCGGCTTACCGCGAATCCGTCCTGCCGAAAGCGGTTTCCGCACGTGTTGCTGTGGAAGCGGGTATCGCTGACTACTGGTTCAAATACGTTGGCCTGAACGGCGCTATCATCGGTATGACTACCTTCGGTGAGTCTGCTCCGGCTGAGCTGCTGTTTGAAGAGTTCGGCTTCACCGTTGACAACGTTGTTGCGAAAGCAAAAGCGCTGCTGTAA
- a CDS encoding CehA/McbA family metallohydrolase, with protein sequence MESTTLHQSVVVHPYDEKQLRPVTFEVNDEVERLIISYRFSEGNVVDLGLARGEEIIGWSGGARKELIISESFATPGYLHTPITTGTWSVLLGLYKIRGECRIDIDITFQRKTPRWLTGDTHIHSEHSDGKLSVEALIERAMGLNFDFLCLTDHNTTTQNRVIAGMNAPLTLIPGMELTTDRGHVNFLGLTQPVERFLPHFSEQDITAKMDEARRNGARIGINHPFCHYCPWMLPFRGHDWLELWNGPWDATGNEMTFQYWLQLLYDGIRMPVTAGSDFHKEKGQILPRISVRAQSAEREDILRGLERGQSYLQSDSETRLNRFVMGTAGIGDTADSALLQVNLDTRPDNQVLLYTQKKIYLLNNRNGHINQEVDCSDSAFAFLRVNREQTAQLITNPIFRE encoded by the coding sequence ATGGAATCCACTACCCTGCACCAATCCGTTGTGGTTCATCCCTATGACGAGAAACAGCTCAGGCCCGTCACCTTTGAAGTGAACGACGAGGTTGAGCGGCTGATTATCAGCTACCGTTTTAGCGAAGGTAATGTGGTGGATTTGGGCCTCGCGCGCGGCGAGGAGATCATTGGCTGGAGCGGCGGCGCACGAAAAGAGCTGATTATCAGCGAATCTTTCGCCACGCCGGGCTATCTCCACACGCCCATCACTACGGGAACCTGGTCAGTTCTGCTCGGTCTGTACAAAATTCGTGGCGAATGCCGCATCGATATCGACATTACCTTCCAGCGCAAAACGCCCCGCTGGCTGACGGGCGATACGCATATTCACTCGGAACACAGCGATGGCAAGCTTTCCGTAGAGGCGCTAATTGAGCGCGCAATGGGGCTGAACTTCGATTTCCTGTGCCTGACCGATCACAACACCACCACGCAGAACCGGGTGATTGCCGGGATGAACGCGCCGCTGACGCTGATTCCCGGTATGGAACTAACCACCGATCGCGGGCACGTGAATTTTCTTGGTCTGACGCAGCCCGTTGAACGCTTCCTTCCGCATTTTAGCGAACAGGATATTACGGCCAAAATGGATGAGGCTCGCCGCAACGGCGCACGTATTGGCATCAATCACCCTTTCTGCCACTACTGCCCCTGGATGCTGCCGTTTCGCGGCCACGATTGGCTGGAACTGTGGAATGGCCCGTGGGATGCCACGGGCAATGAGATGACCTTCCAGTACTGGTTACAGCTGCTGTACGACGGCATCAGGATGCCGGTCACCGCAGGCAGCGATTTCCATAAAGAGAAAGGTCAGATCCTGCCGCGCATCAGCGTACGGGCGCAAAGCGCCGAGCGCGAGGATATCTTGCGTGGCCTTGAACGTGGGCAAAGTTACCTGCAAAGCGACAGTGAAACCCGGCTAAACCGTTTTGTCATGGGCACTGCAGGTATCGGCGACACCGCTGACAGCGCCCTGCTTCAGGTCAATCTCGATACCCGCCCCGACAATCAGGTGCTGCTTTATACGCAGAAGAAAATCTATCTGCTCAACAACCGTAACGGCCATATCAATCAGGAAGTGGATTGCAGCGACAGCGCGTTTGCTTTTCTGCGGGTCAACCGCGAACAGACGGCTCAGTTGATTACCAACCCCATTTTCAGGGAGTGA